A single genomic interval of Flavihumibacter rivuli harbors:
- a CDS encoding dihydroorotase produces MKLLLQQVVINDPRSAHNASQKDILVIDGHIAEIGDALVADDAKVVDGSGWMAAPGWVDPFAHFNDPGFEHKETIASGALAAAAGGYTTVMVVPNTKPVIDSKTEVEYVMAKAANLPAQVLPIGSISKGAEGKDLAEMYDMRASGAIAFSDGIRPVQSAGILVKALQYVKAFDGVVIQIPDDTSIAPHGLINEGIVSTRLGLPGKPMMAEELIVARDIKLARYTDSHIHFTGISSPKSVEYIRRAKEGGLKVSCSVTPYHLFFCDEDLMSYDTNLKVNPPLRTRQDMLALREAVMQGWIDCIATHHQPHDYDAKVLEFEYARFGMIGLESSFRAVNTVLPGLSADQLAALFSINARRIFGLPEARIEAGQAAVITLYNKEGETVFTTNDIKSKCSNSPFVGHSLKGKVIGTLFHQKVNIPVS; encoded by the coding sequence ATGAAACTACTACTCCAACAGGTTGTTATCAACGATCCCCGCTCCGCACATAACGCTTCCCAAAAGGATATCCTGGTTATTGATGGTCATATTGCAGAAATTGGTGATGCTTTGGTTGCCGATGACGCAAAGGTTGTCGATGGTTCAGGATGGATGGCTGCCCCGGGTTGGGTGGATCCTTTTGCACATTTCAATGATCCCGGTTTCGAACATAAGGAAACCATAGCATCGGGTGCCCTTGCCGCTGCTGCCGGTGGGTACACCACGGTGATGGTGGTACCCAATACCAAACCTGTCATTGACAGCAAAACTGAAGTGGAGTATGTAATGGCCAAGGCCGCCAACCTCCCGGCCCAGGTATTGCCTATCGGCTCCATATCCAAAGGTGCCGAGGGTAAGGACCTTGCTGAAATGTATGATATGCGTGCCTCAGGGGCCATTGCTTTCAGTGATGGTATCCGGCCGGTTCAATCAGCGGGTATCCTGGTGAAAGCCCTGCAGTACGTAAAGGCCTTTGATGGTGTGGTCATCCAGATTCCTGATGATACCAGCATTGCGCCCCATGGGTTGATCAATGAAGGGATTGTCTCTACACGCCTTGGCCTGCCCGGTAAACCCATGATGGCCGAGGAATTGATCGTGGCTCGTGATATCAAACTGGCCCGCTATACCGATTCGCATATCCACTTCACAGGCATCAGTTCTCCCAAATCCGTTGAATACATCAGGCGTGCGAAGGAAGGTGGATTGAAAGTGTCCTGTTCTGTTACACCGTATCATCTTTTCTTCTGTGATGAAGACCTGATGAGTTATGATACCAACCTGAAGGTTAATCCGCCACTGCGCACAAGGCAGGATATGCTTGCCCTTCGTGAAGCGGTAATGCAGGGATGGATCGATTGTATTGCCACCCATCACCAGCCGCATGATTATGATGCCAAAGTGCTTGAATTCGAGTATGCCCGTTTTGGCATGATCGGCCTGGAGTCCAGTTTCCGTGCGGTCAATACGGTATTGCCCGGACTTTCAGCTGACCAGCTGGCTGCCTTGTTCTCCATCAATGCCCGACGCATCTTTGGATTGCCAGAGGCAAGGATCGAAGCCGGACAAGCTGCTGTCATCACCTTGTACAACAAGGAAGGAGAAACTGTTTTCACTACAAACGATATCAAGTCCAAGTGCAGTAACTCCCCCTTCGTTGGCCATAGCCTGAAAGGAAAGGTGATCGGAACCCTATTCCATCAAAAGGTTAATATTCCTGTTTCCTGA
- a CDS encoding response regulator: MDNKIRLAIVDNHQVVIDGLKSLLEGHPTFVVVHESTKPKEMLDLLVTDNVDILLTDIMMPGMDGFELARKVKKLFPQTNILALSMSHQGALINDKFNEAHVAGYVLKNVGRAEFLEALKEIASGGKYFSPEVQAEIANAADRKKELLDAGITNREMEIIRLIEKEKSNKEIADQLFISERTVETHRKNIFRKTGVSTVLGLVKYAYEHGLIIAGRA, encoded by the coding sequence ATGGACAACAAAATAAGGCTCGCAATCGTGGATAACCACCAGGTTGTGATCGATGGCCTGAAATCACTATTGGAGGGCCATCCCACATTTGTTGTAGTGCATGAATCCACGAAGCCTAAAGAAATGCTTGACCTGCTGGTTACGGATAATGTAGATATCCTCCTGACCGATATCATGATGCCGGGAATGGATGGTTTTGAACTGGCCAGGAAGGTGAAAAAGCTTTTTCCCCAAACCAATATTCTAGCTCTTTCCATGTCCCATCAGGGGGCTTTGATCAATGACAAATTCAATGAAGCCCATGTGGCAGGGTATGTACTGAAAAATGTTGGAAGGGCGGAGTTTCTCGAAGCATTAAAGGAAATTGCAAGTGGCGGAAAATATTTCAGTCCTGAAGTGCAGGCGGAAATCGCGAATGCCGCAGATCGCAAGAAAGAATTGCTTGATGCTGGAATCACCAATAGGGAAATGGAGATCATCCGGCTGATCGAAAAAGAAAAAAGCAATAAGGAAATCGCCGACCAGCTTTTTATCAGTGAGCGAACGGTGGAAACGCACAGGAAGAATATTTTCCGTAAAACAGGGGTGAGCACTGTATTGGGATTAGTGAAATATGCTTACGAACATGGACTGATCATCGCGGGCAGGGCTTAA
- a CDS encoding SGNH/GDSL hydrolase family protein — MELLNYLALGDSYTIGEQVPIYDSFPYQTVQILRKAGQPVAAPEIVARTGWTSFELRDGIAATSLLPRYDLVSLLVGVNNQYRGLSVDDYAIQFEDLLQQAIAFAGEKKERVVVLSIPDWGVTPFADDRDRYAIAREIDQFNAVNKAITVANGVAYIDITPGTREAAHDNRLLAGDGLHPSGREYARWAERLSLHFLGALEK; from the coding sequence ATGGAACTGCTCAATTACCTGGCCCTTGGCGATTCCTATACTATCGGGGAACAAGTGCCCATTTACGATAGCTTTCCCTACCAAACGGTACAGATCCTCCGTAAGGCCGGACAGCCGGTTGCTGCCCCTGAAATCGTGGCCAGGACAGGATGGACCAGCTTTGAGTTGAGGGATGGCATAGCCGCCACTTCCTTGCTGCCCCGTTATGACCTGGTAAGTCTTTTGGTAGGTGTCAACAACCAGTACCGGGGGCTTTCCGTAGATGATTACGCCATCCAGTTCGAGGACCTGCTGCAACAGGCCATCGCCTTTGCCGGTGAAAAAAAGGAAAGGGTCGTGGTATTGTCCATCCCCGATTGGGGAGTGACCCCATTTGCGGATGATCGTGACCGTTATGCCATCGCCAGGGAGATCGACCAGTTCAATGCTGTCAATAAGGCTATCACTGTAGCAAATGGTGTAGCATACATAGATATTACCCCGGGTACTCGGGAAGCTGCCCATGATAATCGTTTATTGGCAGGTGATGGCCTGCATCCATCCGGAAGGGAGTATGCGCGATGGGCGGAGCGGTTGTCCCTGCATTTTCTTGGCGCCCTGGAGAAGTGA
- a CDS encoding DinB family protein — MPMNQSLVAEFQHESDNTRRMLERVPDEHFSWKPHEKSYSLHHLAMHIAQMAGWAKVTIEQDELDFSKQEFEWPEVNSTRQLMELFEKHREEAIGSLQQVTDEELMKPWTLRNGPQVFFTMPKMVVLRSMVFNHIIHHRGQLSVYLRLLNVPLPGIYGPSADEQ, encoded by the coding sequence ATGCCAATGAACCAATCCCTTGTAGCAGAATTCCAGCATGAGAGCGACAATACCCGCAGGATGCTGGAAAGGGTGCCAGATGAGCATTTCAGCTGGAAGCCCCACGAAAAATCCTATTCACTCCACCACCTGGCCATGCATATAGCCCAAATGGCAGGCTGGGCCAAGGTAACCATAGAACAGGATGAGCTGGATTTCTCCAAGCAGGAATTCGAATGGCCTGAAGTGAACAGCACCAGGCAGTTGATGGAACTGTTTGAAAAACACAGGGAAGAAGCCATTGGCAGCCTGCAGCAGGTAACGGATGAGGAGTTGATGAAACCATGGACCCTCCGCAACGGCCCCCAGGTATTCTTTACAATGCCCAAGATGGTCGTATTGAGAAGCATGGTCTTTAACCATATCATCCACCACCGTGGCCAATTATCAGTTTACCTGCGCCTATTGAATGTACCACTGCCGGGCATCTATGGGCCGAGTGCAGATGAACAGTAA
- a CDS encoding (Fe-S)-binding protein, which yields MQYLQQIAFVLLAAAAIWFFSKKVKEIRRNILLGKDEDYSDNPSARWNNLLLLAFGQKKMFKNPLVALMHFIIYAGFVIINIEVLEIVLDGLLGTHRLFAGVLGGFYTFLINSFEWLALGVIIVCVAFLARRNMIKLKRFISHDLDGWPRTDANYILFTEIVLMTLFLTMNAADTILQERGAGHYAEHITGSFAVSSWIKPLLAGWSDSALVTLERVCWWLHIAGIFAFLNYLPYSKHLHILLAFPNAYYARLESQGKMKNMPAIQKEVLYAMQPELAPTEATEAPSFGAKDVFDLSWRNLLDAYSCTECGRCSSACPANSTGKLLSPRKIMMSTRDRLEEVGKNININGSFQADGKTLLHDYITVEELRACTTCNACVEACPVSISPLEIITELRRSLIMEESNAPQEWNAMFSNVENNFAPWKFSPDERDAWVRS from the coding sequence ATGCAATACCTGCAACAGATTGCTTTTGTCCTATTGGCAGCTGCTGCCATTTGGTTCTTCAGTAAAAAAGTAAAGGAGATCAGGCGTAATATCTTGCTGGGTAAGGATGAAGATTATTCAGACAATCCTTCCGCAAGATGGAATAACCTGCTGCTGTTGGCTTTTGGCCAGAAGAAGATGTTCAAGAATCCCCTTGTGGCCCTGATGCACTTTATCATTTATGCCGGTTTTGTCATTATTAATATTGAAGTACTGGAGATCGTATTGGATGGCCTGTTGGGCACCCATCGTTTGTTTGCCGGTGTGCTTGGCGGATTCTATACTTTCCTCATCAATAGTTTTGAATGGCTGGCACTCGGTGTCATCATCGTTTGCGTGGCTTTCCTTGCCCGCCGTAATATGATCAAGTTAAAGCGGTTCATCAGCCATGACCTCGATGGCTGGCCAAGAACTGATGCGAATTATATCCTGTTCACGGAGATCGTTCTGATGACATTGTTCCTGACCATGAATGCTGCCGATACCATTTTACAGGAGCGTGGCGCAGGCCATTATGCTGAGCATATCACGGGTAGTTTTGCCGTATCCTCCTGGATCAAACCCCTGTTGGCTGGTTGGTCTGATAGCGCATTGGTGACCCTGGAAAGGGTTTGCTGGTGGTTGCATATTGCGGGTATTTTTGCCTTCCTGAACTACCTCCCCTATTCCAAGCATCTGCATATCCTGCTGGCCTTTCCCAATGCCTATTATGCCAGGCTGGAATCACAGGGCAAGATGAAGAACATGCCCGCAATCCAGAAGGAAGTACTTTATGCTATGCAGCCGGAACTGGCGCCCACCGAGGCTACCGAAGCCCCAAGCTTTGGTGCTAAGGATGTATTCGACCTGAGCTGGAGAAACCTGTTGGATGCCTATAGCTGCACGGAATGTGGTCGTTGTTCCTCGGCCTGCCCTGCCAATTCAACAGGTAAGCTGCTCAGCCCGAGGAAGATCATGATGAGTACGCGCGACAGACTGGAGGAAGTGGGAAAGAATATCAATATCAATGGTAGTTTCCAGGCAGACGGCAAGACGCTATTGCATGACTATATTACAGTGGAAGAGCTTCGCGCCTGCACTACTTGTAATGCCTGTGTGGAAGCCTGCCCGGTTAGTATTTCCCCCCTGGAGATCATCACTGAGCTCAGGCGTTCGTTGATCATGGAAGAGAGCAATGCTCCACAGGAGTGGAATGCCATGTTCAGCAATGTGGAGAATAATTTCGCGCCATGGAAGTTTAGCCCGGATGAGCGCGATGCCTGGGTAAGGTCCTGA
- a CDS encoding phosphoribosyltransferase family protein — protein MSTNRNYILDAVQANTKLERMAYEMAEQLVDEKSPIILAGIRDNGVVIAKILAARIKAIAGIESEVIEIGLDKRNPGPIHVSPKMDFNNRMIVVVDDVTNSGKTLLYALKPFLEEHPKAIQTLSLIERTHKAFPVKADYVGLSLATTLQEHIYVTVEGDSVTGAYLE, from the coding sequence ATGTCAACGAATCGCAACTATATTTTAGACGCAGTACAGGCCAATACCAAACTGGAAAGGATGGCCTACGAAATGGCAGAACAATTGGTGGATGAAAAATCACCCATCATCCTTGCAGGTATCAGGGACAACGGGGTAGTAATAGCGAAAATCCTAGCCGCCAGGATAAAGGCCATTGCCGGCATTGAATCCGAAGTGATCGAAATCGGGCTGGACAAAAGAAATCCCGGTCCTATCCATGTTAGTCCGAAGATGGATTTCAATAACAGGATGATCGTTGTGGTGGATGATGTTACCAATAGCGGCAAGACCCTGCTCTACGCTTTGAAACCCTTCCTGGAAGAGCATCCCAAGGCCATACAAACCCTTAGCCTGATCGAACGCACCCATAAGGCCTTCCCGGTAAAGGCAGATTATGTGGGGCTTTCACTGGCCACTACCTTACAGGAGCATATCTATGTAACGGTGGAAGGGGATAGCGTTACCGGTGCCTACCTGGAATAG
- a CDS encoding DUF2279 domain-containing protein: protein MLERDTVMEPPPALVSGITSHSTTPSKSRQWLVAGAHAAIWTGTYIALNKAWYADYEKQSFHFFNDGKEWNQMDKAGHVWTAYQLGRLSYGAWKWSGLKPRTAVWLGGASAVAFQSIIEIQDGFSAEWGFSVWDMVANVAGAGAFVAQELGWKEQRLQVKMGYWPYSYPADLVARRNDLFGSGTMERILKDYNSQTYWLSANLRSFFPQAQYLPKWLNLSLGYSSDLMLGGTENKWEDEEGNTVDRTDIPRVRRYYLSVDLDLTRINTRSSFLRTIFYALNAVKIPAPALEYSPKEGFRLHGLHQ from the coding sequence GTGTTGGAAAGGGATACGGTGATGGAGCCGCCGCCTGCACTGGTTAGCGGTATAACCAGTCACAGTACCACCCCATCAAAATCACGGCAGTGGCTGGTGGCTGGTGCGCATGCTGCCATCTGGACAGGTACCTATATTGCCCTGAACAAGGCCTGGTATGCGGATTATGAGAAACAGTCCTTCCATTTCTTCAATGATGGCAAGGAATGGAACCAGATGGATAAGGCGGGCCATGTATGGACTGCCTACCAATTGGGGCGTTTGTCATATGGTGCCTGGAAATGGTCGGGATTGAAACCCAGGACAGCGGTTTGGCTGGGCGGCGCCAGTGCCGTGGCTTTCCAAAGCATCATCGAGATCCAGGATGGATTCTCCGCTGAATGGGGCTTCAGTGTTTGGGATATGGTGGCCAATGTTGCAGGGGCTGGTGCGTTTGTCGCGCAGGAACTGGGTTGGAAAGAACAAAGGCTCCAGGTAAAAATGGGCTATTGGCCATACAGCTATCCCGCCGACCTGGTCGCCAGGAGGAATGACCTTTTCGGTAGTGGCACCATGGAGCGGATCCTGAAGGATTACAATAGCCAGACCTACTGGCTCAGCGCCAACCTGCGGAGCTTCTTTCCCCAAGCCCAATACCTTCCAAAATGGTTGAACCTATCCCTGGGCTATAGCAGTGACCTGATGCTGGGTGGCACCGAAAATAAATGGGAGGATGAGGAGGGAAATACGGTCGACCGGACTGATATTCCAAGGGTGCGCAGGTATTACCTTTCAGTTGACCTCGACCTAACCAGGATCAATACCCGAAGCAGTTTCCTCAGGACCATTTTCTATGCCCTGAATGCGGTGAAGATTCCCGCACCGGCCTTAGAGTACAGTCCAAAAGAAGGATTCAGGTTGCATGGCCTGCACCAGTAA
- a CDS encoding phospho-sugar mutase has translation MDAAILAKVQTWLDGNFDAETKKTIQQLQAENPNELADSFYRNLEFGTGGLRGIMGVGSNRMNKYTVGMATQGFANYLKQTYPGEEIKVAIAHDSRNNSRFFAETTANVFAANGLKVFLFEALRPTPELSFSIRHLGCKAGVVCTASHNPKEYNGYKAYWNDGGQLVPPHDKNVIAEVEKIASVDEVKWNGGEANITLIGKEIDEAYIKMVKSLSVYPEVIERQKDLKIVYTPIHGTGIKLVPDVLKAFGFSNVTIVDEQSIPDGNFPTVHYPNPEESEAMSIGLKKAREIDADILLGTDPDADRVGIGVKDNDGNWVLMNGNQTAVLAFNYMIEARKVKGLAQPNDMVVKTIVTTEMIDEIARQSNISCYNVLTGFKWIAELIKEKEGKENYVVGGEESYGLMIGSQIRDKDAVSAVALLCEMAAYEKDKGRSLFQKLIDLYVQYGFYKEHLISITKKGMDGQQQIAAMMEGYRNNPAQSINGSPVVQLLDYELRKGRNLQTGEQWEIQLPKSNVLQFILADGSKISARPSGTEPKIKFYFSVNTKLPNAASFKQVSEELDNRIKGIIADMNL, from the coding sequence ATGGATGCAGCGATTCTAGCGAAAGTTCAAACATGGCTCGATGGCAACTTCGATGCCGAAACCAAAAAGACCATTCAACAACTCCAGGCGGAAAATCCCAATGAGCTGGCAGACTCCTTTTACCGCAATCTTGAATTCGGTACAGGTGGACTGCGTGGTATCATGGGGGTTGGTTCCAACAGGATGAATAAATACACAGTGGGTATGGCCACCCAGGGCTTTGCCAATTACCTGAAACAAACCTATCCAGGTGAAGAGATCAAGGTAGCCATTGCCCATGATAGCCGCAACAACAGCCGTTTCTTCGCAGAAACAACGGCCAATGTATTCGCAGCCAACGGCCTGAAAGTATTCCTTTTTGAAGCCCTGCGCCCGACACCGGAGCTGAGTTTCTCGATCCGCCACCTGGGTTGTAAGGCCGGCGTGGTGTGCACTGCATCCCACAACCCGAAGGAATACAACGGCTATAAAGCCTATTGGAATGACGGCGGACAATTGGTACCCCCGCACGATAAAAATGTGATCGCTGAAGTGGAGAAGATCGCATCTGTTGACGAAGTAAAATGGAATGGTGGTGAAGCCAATATTACCCTGATCGGTAAGGAAATTGATGAGGCCTATATCAAGATGGTAAAGAGCCTCAGTGTTTACCCTGAAGTGATCGAAAGGCAGAAAGACCTGAAGATCGTGTATACCCCCATCCATGGTACTGGTATCAAACTGGTACCTGATGTGCTCAAGGCTTTCGGCTTTAGCAATGTAACCATTGTTGATGAGCAAAGCATCCCTGACGGTAATTTCCCTACTGTTCACTATCCTAACCCTGAAGAATCCGAGGCCATGAGCATTGGCCTGAAGAAAGCCAGGGAAATAGATGCCGATATCCTGCTGGGCACCGACCCCGATGCAGACCGTGTAGGTATTGGCGTGAAGGACAATGATGGCAACTGGGTGCTGATGAATGGTAACCAGACTGCCGTTCTTGCCTTCAACTATATGATCGAGGCCAGGAAGGTGAAGGGACTGGCACAGCCCAATGATATGGTGGTGAAGACCATCGTGACAACCGAAATGATCGATGAGATCGCCCGCCAGAGCAATATCAGTTGCTACAATGTACTGACCGGTTTCAAATGGATCGCTGAACTGATCAAAGAGAAAGAAGGCAAGGAAAACTATGTAGTAGGTGGGGAGGAAAGCTATGGCCTGATGATCGGTTCGCAGATCCGCGACAAGGATGCCGTGAGTGCGGTTGCCCTGCTTTGTGAAATGGCTGCATACGAAAAAGACAAGGGCAGGAGCCTGTTCCAGAAATTGATTGACCTGTATGTTCAATACGGTTTCTACAAGGAGCACCTGATCTCCATAACCAAGAAGGGAATGGACGGACAACAGCAGATAGCCGCCATGATGGAAGGCTACCGTAATAATCCTGCACAATCCATCAATGGTTCACCTGTGGTTCAATTGCTGGATTATGAATTGAGGAAGGGACGCAACCTCCAGACGGGAGAGCAATGGGAGATCCAACTTCCCAAGAGCAATGTATTGCAGTTCATCCTGGCCGATGGCAGCAAGATCTCAGCTCGTCCAAGTGGTACTGAACCCAAGATCAAGTTCTATTTCAGTGTGAACACCAAACTGCCAAATGCCGCCTCCTTCAAACAGGTAAGTGAGGAACTTGACAACAGGATCAAGGGGATCATTGCAGACATGAACCTGTAA
- a CDS encoding protein-L-isoaspartate(D-aspartate) O-methyltransferase: MRRFEDTYRHKGLRKKLVEHLRQKGITDETVLEAINNLPRHYFLDSAFDEVAYEDRAFPIQVGQTISQPYTVAYQTQLLEVKPFEKVLEIGTGSAYQACVLAEMGAQVYTIERQKALFDQNKQFAFLKKFHNIKFFYGDGFEGLPTFGPFDKVIITAAAPFIPEKLIQQMKTGGKMVIPVGEGNVQRMLRLTKQADGSYTEEIFDNFSFVPMLEGKEGH, encoded by the coding sequence ATGAGAAGGTTTGAAGACACATACAGGCATAAAGGTTTAAGGAAGAAACTGGTTGAGCATCTCAGGCAGAAAGGCATTACAGACGAAACGGTACTGGAAGCCATCAATAATTTACCCAGACACTATTTCCTGGATTCTGCATTTGATGAAGTGGCCTATGAGGACCGCGCATTTCCCATCCAGGTAGGCCAAACCATATCACAACCCTATACGGTTGCCTACCAGACACAATTGCTGGAAGTAAAACCATTTGAGAAGGTATTGGAGATCGGCACCGGGAGTGCTTACCAGGCCTGCGTCCTGGCTGAAATGGGTGCGCAGGTATATACCATTGAAAGGCAGAAAGCACTGTTCGACCAGAACAAACAATTTGCCTTCCTGAAGAAATTCCACAACATCAAGTTCTTTTATGGCGATGGCTTTGAAGGGTTGCCCACATTTGGTCCTTTCGACAAGGTGATCATCACTGCAGCTGCCCCATTCATCCCGGAAAAGCTCATCCAGCAAATGAAGACAGGCGGTAAAATGGTCATCCCAGTAGGGGAGGGAAATGTACAGCGGATGTTGCGCCTTACCAAACAGGCTGATGGCAGTTATACTGAAGAAATCTTCGATAATTTCTCCTTCGTCCCGATGCTGGAAGGAAAGGAAGGACATTAA
- a CDS encoding alpha/beta hydrolase, with the protein MKLAQKLALNYLRAKLNFTAVFSKRKAAEMAFEIFSTPFRKSKKKVPPIFDKADRNFVQVQGNRVVVYRWNLGGIRRVIVCHGFESSARNFDRYIVPLIKKGYEVIAVDAPAHGASEGRQINLPMYVQTLSEVYNHFGPIQSFMGHSFGGLAIAHFLENIHHDDSYRIALIAPATESVTAMETLFDLLQLDEGVKEEFEKLIEEKAGVPLSHFSIPRALNNIHAKVLWVHDEDDDVTPIRDVKPLIKAKPEHIEFMLTRELGHRKIYRDNKVVRKVVEFL; encoded by the coding sequence ATGAAATTAGCACAAAAGCTTGCCCTTAACTACCTGAGGGCCAAACTGAATTTTACGGCTGTATTTTCCAAACGCAAGGCTGCCGAAATGGCCTTTGAGATCTTCAGTACGCCTTTCAGGAAGTCAAAGAAGAAAGTGCCGCCCATATTTGATAAGGCAGACCGGAATTTTGTGCAGGTACAGGGAAACCGGGTGGTGGTGTACCGCTGGAACCTGGGAGGGATCAGGCGGGTGATAGTATGCCATGGTTTCGAATCCTCGGCAAGGAATTTCGACCGTTATATCGTACCGCTCATTAAAAAGGGATATGAAGTTATTGCCGTTGACGCCCCGGCCCATGGCGCTTCTGAAGGAAGGCAGATCAACCTGCCTATGTACGTGCAGACCTTATCGGAAGTATATAACCATTTTGGCCCTATCCAAAGTTTCATGGGACATTCTTTCGGGGGACTGGCCATTGCCCATTTCCTGGAGAATATCCACCATGATGACAGCTACAGGATAGCCTTGATAGCTCCCGCTACGGAATCGGTAACGGCCATGGAAACCCTGTTCGACCTGCTGCAACTGGATGAAGGAGTGAAGGAAGAATTTGAAAAGCTGATCGAAGAAAAGGCAGGTGTACCCCTTTCACATTTCTCCATCCCAAGGGCCCTGAATAATATCCATGCAAAAGTGCTATGGGTGCATGATGAGGATGATGATGTTACGCCTATCAGGGATGTCAAACCGCTGATCAAGGCCAAGCCTGAGCATATTGAATTCATGTTGACCAGGGAATTGGGGCACCGAAAGATATACCGCGATAATAAAGTAGTAAGGAAGGTGGTGGAATTCCTGTAA
- a CDS encoding Rossmann-like and DUF2520 domain-containing protein → MKIVLVGYGNVATILGERMKSAGHEIIQVIGRDEARARQLAQQLGAEGSANWKELKGKMDLYLVAIADRALPDLAGLMQLQDELVVHTAGAVEGNVLAPISSSYGVFYPLQSLRDHQPKTRSIPVLLEANTGEGLALLQQLARSMDSPYQMADGEQRLRMHLSAVWVNNFSNYLFSVAYQLCRENYLEFSLLQPLIQETIARIDSGDPFRFQTGPAMRGDAPTMEKHLALMEGHPQWQELYRQLSGLIREAVDTSKPV, encoded by the coding sequence ATGAAAATTGTTCTAGTTGGATATGGCAATGTTGCAACCATACTGGGGGAAAGGATGAAGTCGGCAGGCCATGAGATCATACAGGTGATAGGCAGGGATGAGGCCAGGGCAAGGCAACTTGCCCAACAGCTGGGTGCGGAAGGAAGCGCCAATTGGAAAGAACTGAAGGGAAAGATGGACCTCTACCTGGTGGCCATTGCGGACAGGGCTTTGCCGGACCTGGCGGGGCTGATGCAATTGCAGGATGAATTGGTGGTCCATACCGCAGGTGCGGTGGAAGGTAATGTCCTGGCACCTATCAGTTCCAGCTATGGGGTATTCTATCCGTTGCAAAGCCTTAGGGACCACCAACCAAAGACCCGGTCGATACCGGTCTTACTGGAAGCCAATACAGGTGAAGGTTTGGCCTTACTGCAACAACTGGCTCGCTCCATGGATAGTCCATACCAAATGGCAGATGGGGAGCAGCGCCTCCGCATGCACCTATCGGCAGTATGGGTCAACAATTTTTCCAACTACCTCTTTTCCGTGGCCTATCAATTATGCCGGGAAAACTATCTGGAGTTCTCGCTTTTGCAACCATTGATCCAGGAAACAATTGCCCGGATCGATTCCGGGGATCCTTTTAGGTTCCAAACCGGCCCCGCTATGCGCGGTGACGCCCCAACCATGGAGAAACACCTTGCCCTGATGGAAGGCCACCCACAATGGCAAGAACTTTACAGGCAACTCTCCGGGCTTATCCGGGAAGCAGTTGATACCAGCAAGCCAGTGTGA